A genomic stretch from Strongyloides ratti genome assembly S_ratti_ED321, chromosome : 1 includes:
- a CDS encoding Syntaxin-4, with product MVRDRLSEFRRKGNQESNDYGIDRNPSISITTLTNQSTRTQLFFEAINEINLSIDQLQERVEAVKKKQNDILLQTVVQSTEKNQLEEIISDIKSTIKILRSRVKRIEADIRSEELNGTMQTRTGADLKIKKNQCEFINKRLRDVLFLFNDSQIEYKNRVSKRVKRQLDMAGEHLTENEVNTMLDSHSDQIFYKSLNPISLAGRMALEDAEARHKEILNLENSIAELNEIFVDIHDLVKSQSFMVDNIASNIESAVDYTDEGRVNVVQAVRHKKAALKKKILVISIITLILIILIVVAIILGVVLGGKRN from the exons atggtTAGAGATAGATTATCAGAATTTCGAAGAAAAGGAAATCAAGAATCAAACGATTATGGTATTGATAGAAATCCATCTATATCTATAACAACATTAACAAATCAATCAACAAGAactcaattattttttgaagcaataaatgaaattaatttgtCAATTGATCAATTACAAGAACGTGTTGAAgcagttaaaaaaaaacaaaatgatATACTTTTACAAACAGTTGTACAAAGTACAGAAAAA aatcaattagaagaaattattagtgatattaaaagtactattaaaattttacgtTCTCGTGTCAAAAGAATTGAAGCTGATATAAGAAGTGAAGAGTTAAATGGAACTATGCAAACAAGAACTGGAgctgatttaaaaataaaaaaaaatcaatgtgaatttattaataaaagactTAGagatgtattatttttatttaatgattcaCAAATTGAATACAAAAATCGTGTTTCTAAAAGAGTTAAAAGGCAATTAGATATGGCAGGTGAACATTTAACAGAAAATGAAGTTAATACTATGCTAGATTCACATTCagatcaaattttttataaatcattaaatCCTATATCATTAGCAGGAAGGATGGCATTAGAAGATGCAGAAGCAAGacataaagaaatattaaatcttGAAAATAGTATAGCagaattaaatgaaatatttgttGATATACATGATTTAGTTAAAAGCCAAAGTTTTATGGTTGATAATATTGCTTCAAATATTGAATCAGCAGTTGATTATACAGATGAAGGAAGAGTTAATGTTGTACAAGCTGTAAGACATAAAAAAGCTgctttaaaaaagaaaatacttgttatatctattattacacttatattaataatattaattgttgTTGCTATCATTCTTGGTGTTGTTTTAGGAggtaaaagaaattaa
- a CDS encoding Sphingomyelin synthase-related protein 1, whose product MGKNIQLISKSPEEWNYMDVSDWLFDQGFPQYAHLFSQQHKIDGCTLLELSEKDLKEPPMSISCLGDIKKLIKAINLLKNLSSYGYDNKDSQYSNPEDPPANLAISNEVKSSFSENDGYIMESVTSYKTISKRNMETDDLFEEIHLLSREDIIRHVESPDTHSKAIWKLAIAFLYCSLSLWITSFVMVIVHSRVPDMKTYPPLPDLILDNLPLIPWAFEVCELIGVILMSIWFIVLFFHKHRIVIMRRMFSLVGTVFLLRCVTMLITSLSVPGHHLECTAKEYDSLSDKLQHAFHIWSKLGMSIQGVRTCGDYMFSGHTTAITLLNLLITEYTPDSWYLLHTSTWVMNFFAIFFILAGHEHYSIDVFIAFYISSRMFLYYHAYAYNSMNLNTTDSRVRIWFPLGWFFEAGGQGRLLNEYEWPIQFGKIISFIKKSKRSLSPVIKDNDKKFIFNDYDLNINNKVRNRKVKVKK is encoded by the exons atgggtaaaaatatacaattaataaGTAAATCTCCAGAAGAATGGAATTATATGGATGTTTCTGATTGGTTATTTGATCAGGGATTTCCTCAATATGCACATTTATTTTCACAACAAcataaa atTGATGGCTGTACATTATTAGAATTAAgtgaaaaagatttaaaagaaCCACCAATGTCAATATCATGTTTAggagatattaaaaaattaattaaagcaattaatttattaaaaaatttgtcgTCTTATGgatatgataataaagatTCACAATATTCTAATCCAGAAGATCCACCAGCTAATTTAGCTATATCAAATGAAGTAAAAAGTTCTTTTAGTGAAAATGATGGTTATATAATGGAAAGTGTTACATCATACAAAACAATATCTAAAAGAAATATGGAAACAGATGATTTATTTGAGGAAATTCATCTTTTATCAAGAGAAGATATAATAAGGCATGTTGAATCTCCAGATACACACTCTAAAGCTATATGGAAATTAGCTATtgcatttttatattgttcaTTATCATTATGGATAACATCATTTGTAATGGTCATTGTACATTCAAGAGTTCCAGATATGAAGACATATCCACCATTACCTGATCTCATTCTCGATAATTTGCCATTAATTCCTTGGGCTTTTGAAGTTTGTGAATTAATTGGTGTTATTTTAATGTCTATTTggtttattgttttatttttccatAAACATCGTATAGTTATTATGAGAAGAATGTTTTCACTTGTTGGAacagtatttttattaagatgTGTAACAATGCTTATTACATCACTTTCTGTTCCTGGACATCATCTTGAATGTACAGCAAAAGAATATGATAGTTTATCAGATAAATTACAACATGCTTTTCATATATGGTCTAAACTTGGAATGTCAATACAAGGTGTTAGAACATGTGGTGATTATATGTTTTCTGGTCATACGACAGcaataactttattaaatttacttaTTACCGAGTATACACCTGATTCATGGTATTTACTTCATACGTCTACATGGGTAATGAATTTTTTCGCAATTTTCTTTATTCTAGCTGGTCATGAACATTATTCAATCGATGTTTTTATTGCTTTTTATATAAGTTCaagaatgtttttatattatcatgcTTATGCTTATAATTCAATGAATTTAAATACAACAGATTCTCGGGTAAGAATTTGGTTTCCTTTAGGATGGTTTTTTGAAGCAGGTGGTCAAGGAAGACTTTTAAATGAGTATGAGTGGCCTATTCAATTtggaaaaattatatcttttattaaaaaaagtaaaagatCATTATCACCAGTTATTAAAGataatgataagaaatttatttttaatgattatgatttaaatataaataataaagttagaAACAGAAAagttaaagtaaaaaaataa